The following proteins come from a genomic window of Mammaliicoccus sp. Marseille-Q6498:
- the iolD gene encoding 3D-(3,5/4)-trihydroxycyclohexane-1,2-dione acylhydrolase (decyclizing), whose product MVNTVKLTTGEAIVKFLTKQYISIDGEETRFVEGVMNIFGHGNVLGIGEGLSQYQDELKIIQGKNEQGMAHTAIGFSKQSLRKKIFAVTSSVGPGSANLVTAAGTAAANHIPVLFLPGDTFATRQPDPVLQQIENPQSIGITTNDALKPLSRYFDRITRPEQIMSALIRAFEVMTNPQTAGPVTIALSQDVQGEAFDFPESFFEKRVHYVDRVEPSKRAIEAATNILKNAKKPLLIVGGGAKYSEAQDAIKQLMDRTNIPMAETQAGKSTIEATHPLNLGGLGVTGNLAANTYAKDADVIVGIGTRYSDFTTSSKTAINFDSAKIININVNRVDAYKLDAIQVVGDAKASLIELVNQLENHQFDVKDTVTQIKQQWNEERARLSRINIQQDQYEPEIAGHFDSDQLNQYVTTLNTELPQTNALITVNETIDQDAIIVAAAGSLPGDLERLWETVVFNTYNMEYGYSTMGYEIGAAVGAKIANPNKEVYALVGDGSFLMLHTELVTSLQYNYKINIVLFDNSGFGCINNLQMGNGSDSFCTEFKDYNDNVMNIDYRKIAEGYGAVSYSVNNVEDLQEAIKQSKKETKSTLIEIKTLPKTMTDGYESFWNVGVSEESDKLSVQQAFKEKQQAMKSAKLY is encoded by the coding sequence ATGGTCAACACAGTGAAATTAACGACTGGTGAAGCAATCGTTAAATTTTTAACAAAACAATATATTTCAATAGATGGAGAAGAAACGAGATTTGTTGAAGGTGTCATGAACATTTTCGGCCATGGTAACGTGCTTGGAATTGGTGAAGGATTATCTCAATATCAAGATGAATTGAAAATCATTCAAGGTAAAAATGAACAAGGCATGGCACATACTGCGATTGGATTTAGTAAACAAAGTTTAAGAAAGAAAATATTTGCCGTGACATCTTCAGTTGGTCCAGGATCAGCAAACTTAGTGACTGCTGCAGGAACAGCCGCTGCGAACCATATTCCAGTATTATTTTTACCTGGTGATACATTTGCGACAAGACAACCTGACCCAGTACTACAACAAATTGAGAACCCTCAAAGTATTGGTATTACAACGAATGATGCATTGAAACCTTTATCAAGATATTTTGACCGCATCACGAGACCAGAACAAATTATGTCCGCACTGATTAGAGCGTTTGAAGTGATGACAAACCCACAAACTGCGGGGCCTGTCACAATTGCACTCAGTCAAGATGTACAAGGAGAAGCATTTGATTTTCCAGAGTCATTTTTCGAAAAACGTGTACATTACGTTGATCGAGTAGAGCCGTCTAAACGTGCGATTGAAGCAGCGACAAATATACTTAAAAACGCTAAAAAGCCACTATTAATCGTAGGTGGTGGTGCTAAATATTCAGAAGCGCAAGATGCTATTAAACAATTAATGGATCGTACCAATATACCAATGGCTGAAACACAAGCTGGTAAATCAACGATAGAAGCAACACATCCTTTAAATCTTGGTGGATTAGGTGTGACAGGAAACTTAGCAGCAAATACTTATGCAAAAGACGCTGACGTTATCGTAGGTATCGGAACGAGATATTCAGACTTTACGACAAGTTCAAAAACAGCAATCAATTTTGACTCAGCTAAAATCATTAATATTAACGTCAATCGAGTAGATGCCTACAAACTAGATGCTATCCAAGTTGTAGGTGATGCTAAAGCCTCTTTAATTGAGTTAGTCAATCAACTAGAAAATCATCAATTCGACGTTAAAGATACGGTTACTCAAATTAAACAACAATGGAACGAAGAACGCGCACGTTTATCTCGAATCAATATCCAGCAAGATCAATATGAACCAGAAATTGCCGGTCATTTTGATTCAGATCAATTAAACCAATACGTTACTACATTAAATACGGAGTTACCACAAACGAACGCTTTAATTACAGTCAATGAAACGATAGATCAAGACGCTATCATAGTTGCTGCGGCAGGCTCACTGCCAGGCGATTTAGAACGTTTATGGGAAACAGTTGTATTTAATACGTACAACATGGAATACGGTTACTCCACAATGGGCTATGAAATTGGTGCTGCAGTCGGTGCGAAAATAGCCAATCCTAACAAAGAAGTATACGCACTCGTTGGTGATGGCAGTTTCCTTATGTTGCATACAGAACTCGTAACGTCCTTACAGTACAACTATAAAATCAACATCGTTCTCTTTGATAATAGTGGCTTTGGTTGTATTAATAACTTACAAATGGGCAATGGTAGTGACAGTTTTTGTACAGAATTTAAAGATTACAACGACAACGTAATGAACATTGACTATAGAAAAATTGCTGAAGGATACGGCGCCGTTTCATATAGTGTCAATAACGTTGAAGATTTACAAGAAGCAATCAAACAATCTAAAAAAGAAACAAAATCTACATTGATTGAAATCAAAACATTACCTAAAACGATGACAGATGGCTATGAATCATTTTGGAATGTTGGTGTTTCTGAAGAAAGCGACAAACTATCTGTACAACAAGCTTTTAAAGAAAAACAACAAGCAATGAAATCAGCGAAACTTTATTAA
- the iolC gene encoding 5-dehydro-2-deoxygluconokinase, whose translation MANKKQIVAIGRAAIDLNAKEINRPMEETSTFSKYVGGSPANIMIGSAKLGLDVGMIANVSDDQHGRFITNYFEEVGVDTSQIHVDEHGHKTGLTFTEIKSPKESSILMYREEVADLYLAPEHVDESYIKGSEYLLISGTALAQSPSREAVLKALLLAKKHGVKVIFELDYRPYNWANTEETSIYLELIAEQADIVIGTRDEFDMVERYQSISDKEISELLFEKTPSLVVIKHGVQGSYAFDKEGNTYEGKAFKANVVKTFGAGDSYAAAFIYAIVKGKPVEEALKYGAASAAIVVSSHSSSEAMPTVEDIENLIKEQS comes from the coding sequence ATGGCTAACAAGAAACAAATCGTAGCAATTGGTCGTGCTGCAATAGATTTAAACGCTAAAGAAATCAATAGACCAATGGAAGAAACATCAACGTTTAGTAAATATGTTGGTGGTTCCCCAGCAAATATCATGATTGGTTCAGCAAAATTAGGTCTGGATGTTGGTATGATTGCCAATGTTTCAGACGATCAACATGGTAGATTTATTACGAATTATTTTGAAGAAGTAGGCGTAGACACATCACAAATACATGTTGATGAGCATGGTCATAAAACAGGTCTCACTTTCACTGAAATCAAAAGTCCTAAAGAATCAAGCATTCTCATGTATAGAGAAGAAGTTGCGGATTTGTATCTTGCACCTGAACATGTTGATGAATCATACATTAAAGGTTCAGAATATTTGCTTATTTCAGGAACAGCTTTAGCTCAATCACCATCGAGAGAAGCGGTATTAAAAGCTTTATTATTAGCCAAAAAACATGGTGTGAAAGTTATTTTTGAATTAGATTATCGACCATATAATTGGGCGAATACTGAAGAAACATCTATCTATTTAGAATTAATTGCAGAACAAGCTGATATTGTCATCGGTACGAGAGATGAATTCGACATGGTAGAACGCTATCAATCCATTTCAGATAAAGAAATTAGTGAACTTTTATTTGAAAAAACGCCAAGTTTAGTCGTGATTAAACACGGTGTGCAAGGGTCATATGCTTTTGATAAAGAAGGTAACACTTACGAAGGTAAAGCTTTCAAAGCAAATGTTGTGAAGACGTTCGGTGCGGGTGACTCATATGCTGCTGCATTTATATACGCAATCGTAAAAGGTAAACCAGTTGAAGAAGCACTCAAATACGGTGCGGCATCTGCTGCAATTGTTGTAAGTAGTCATAGCTCATCAGAAGCGATGCCTACAGTTGAAGATATAGAAAATTTAATTAAAGAACAATCTTAA
- the iolB gene encoding 5-deoxy-glucuronate isomerase has translation MAQLLKKPVHHPYSDDVQVIHDLKPNDINLNYIGFKVLDIKAQGVYEESTGDFELCIVALTGNIDVFDGQETYKDLGTRDSVFEKVPTDSIFISKNHDIKITANKNSRVVLCYSPADEERATQLIPASENSVEDRGKYSNKRHVHNILPDTHTASEKLLVVEVYTDQGNWSSYPPHKHDVDNLPNESLLEETYYHEMNPSKGFVFQRVFTDDLSLDETMAVEHSDVVVVPKGYHPVAVPDGYDGYYLNVMAGPKKVWKFYNQPDHEWIIDRE, from the coding sequence ATGGCTCAATTATTAAAAAAACCTGTACATCATCCATATAGCGATGATGTACAAGTTATCCACGATTTGAAACCTAATGACATAAATTTAAATTATATCGGTTTTAAAGTTTTAGATATTAAAGCACAAGGTGTTTATGAAGAATCAACTGGTGACTTTGAACTTTGTATTGTAGCTTTAACAGGCAACATCGATGTATTTGACGGACAAGAAACATATAAAGATCTTGGTACGAGAGATTCAGTTTTTGAAAAAGTGCCAACAGATAGCATTTTTATTTCAAAAAATCACGATATCAAAATAACAGCTAACAAAAATTCAAGAGTTGTACTATGTTATTCACCAGCAGATGAAGAAAGAGCTACTCAATTGATTCCTGCTAGTGAGAATTCTGTTGAAGACAGAGGTAAATATTCTAATAAACGACACGTTCATAATATTTTGCCGGATACACATACTGCGAGTGAGAAATTGTTAGTCGTTGAAGTGTATACAGATCAAGGAAACTGGTCGAGCTATCCTCCACACAAACATGACGTGGATAATTTACCGAATGAATCTTTACTTGAAGAAACGTATTATCACGAAATGAATCCAAGTAAAGGATTTGTATTTCAACGCGTATTTACAGATGATTTGTCACTAGATGAAACGATGGCAGTAGAACATAGTGATGTTGTCGTTGTACCAAAAGGCTATCATCCAGTTGCAGTTCCAGATGGTTACGACGGTTATTATTTAAATGTTATGGCAGGACCTAAAAAAGTTTGGAAATTCTATAATCAACCAGATCACGAATGGATTATTGATCGCGAATAA
- a CDS encoding CoA-acylating methylmalonate-semialdehyde dehydrogenase yields the protein MVEILKNYINGEWKDSKSNETLDVLNPATKEVIAKVPVSTREELDEAAKLAHVAFQEWKEVAVPKRARLLFKLQQLLQDNKDELAEIITKENGKNTSEALGEVQRGIENVEFAAGTPSLMMGDSLSSIATNIEGTSYKYPVGVVGGITPFNFPMMVPCWMFPMAISLGNTFVMKPSEKTPLLVNKLAELVEEAGFPKGVFNVVHGAHDVVNGICENEHIKAVSFVGSKPVGEYVYKKATENLKRAQCLTGAKNHTIILNDANIDGAVKDVIGAAFGSAGERCMAAAVVAVQEGVYDEFKEKLVQASKDIVIGNGLEENVFLGPVIREENKERTLKYVDQGIAEGAKLVLDGRGDNKDDGYFVKPTIFEDVTTDMKLWQDEIFAPVLSIVKVKDLKEGIKLANQSEFANGACLFTDSASSIRYFRENIDAGMLGINLGVPAPMAIFPFSGWKSSFYGSLHANGKDSIDFYTHRKVVTARHGDPQY from the coding sequence ATGGTAGAAATCTTGAAGAATTATATTAACGGTGAATGGAAAGATTCGAAGAGTAATGAAACATTAGATGTCTTAAATCCAGCTACGAAAGAAGTTATTGCTAAAGTACCCGTATCAACTCGTGAAGAATTAGATGAAGCGGCAAAGTTAGCACACGTTGCTTTCCAAGAATGGAAAGAAGTTGCAGTACCTAAACGTGCAAGACTTTTATTCAAACTACAACAATTATTACAAGACAATAAAGACGAATTAGCAGAAATTATTACTAAAGAAAACGGTAAAAACACATCAGAAGCTTTAGGCGAAGTTCAAAGAGGTATCGAAAACGTTGAATTTGCTGCAGGCACACCTTCATTAATGATGGGAGATTCATTATCCAGTATCGCAACAAATATTGAAGGGACAAGCTACAAATATCCTGTAGGCGTTGTCGGAGGTATCACACCATTTAACTTCCCAATGATGGTCCCTTGTTGGATGTTCCCAATGGCGATTTCGTTAGGTAATACTTTTGTTATGAAACCTTCTGAAAAGACACCATTATTAGTAAACAAACTTGCAGAGTTAGTTGAAGAAGCAGGATTCCCTAAAGGTGTATTCAATGTTGTTCATGGTGCACACGATGTCGTAAATGGTATTTGCGAAAATGAACATATTAAAGCTGTATCTTTCGTTGGTTCTAAACCAGTTGGAGAATACGTATACAAGAAAGCGACTGAGAACTTAAAACGCGCGCAATGTTTAACAGGTGCTAAAAACCATACGATCATATTAAATGATGCAAACATTGACGGAGCAGTTAAAGATGTGATTGGTGCAGCATTCGGTTCAGCAGGTGAACGTTGTATGGCCGCTGCAGTAGTGGCCGTTCAAGAAGGTGTGTACGATGAGTTCAAAGAAAAACTTGTACAAGCTTCTAAAGATATCGTCATCGGAAACGGCTTAGAAGAAAATGTATTTTTAGGACCAGTCATTCGTGAAGAAAATAAAGAACGCACATTGAAATACGTTGATCAAGGTATTGCTGAAGGTGCCAAACTTGTTCTTGACGGTAGAGGCGACAACAAAGACGACGGATATTTCGTAAAACCGACTATTTTTGAAGATGTCACAACAGACATGAAATTATGGCAAGACGAAATTTTCGCACCAGTGTTATCGATTGTAAAAGTTAAAGATTTAAAAGAAGGCATCAAATTAGCGAATCAATCAGAGTTTGCTAATGGCGCTTGCTTATTTACAGATAGTGCATCATCTATTAGATACTTCAGAGAAAATATTGACGCTGGCATGTTAGGTATTAACTTAGGTGTACCTGCTCCAATGGCAATCTTCCCATTCTCAGGTTGGAAGTCATCGTTCTATGGTTCATTACATGCAAATGGTAAAGATAGCATTGATTTCTATACACATCGTAAAGTTGTAACAGCTCGTCATGGTGACCCACAATATTAA
- a CDS encoding DeoR/GlpR family DNA-binding transcription regulator, with translation MKSKRIYEIESFIKENKTASIEELKETFNVSINTIRRDVNQLVEMNIVKKVYGGIEVLENAHKAVDYQERNVENLHAKKYIGELAAKQINPNDIIYIDTGTTTIHILDYVDKNLSFTIITNSLDIMNKASQFKNVNLFIIGEKYKPRTRSFIGIDTNMLIDKFNINKCFMAATGVNIQNGLSNSEMEENLIKQHITRKARETYILADYSKMGKSTLLTYCNLVDINKMITNQKPPEEISRYCEEHDISVEY, from the coding sequence ATGAAATCAAAACGAATTTATGAAATCGAATCGTTCATAAAAGAAAATAAGACTGCTTCCATCGAAGAATTAAAAGAAACGTTCAATGTATCCATTAATACGATTAGACGTGACGTCAATCAACTCGTTGAAATGAATATTGTAAAAAAAGTGTACGGGGGCATTGAAGTTTTAGAAAATGCACATAAAGCAGTCGATTATCAAGAGAGAAATGTAGAAAATTTGCATGCGAAAAAATATATTGGGGAACTCGCAGCAAAACAAATTAATCCTAACGATATTATTTATATCGATACAGGAACGACAACAATACATATATTAGATTATGTAGATAAAAATCTTTCATTCACTATTATTACGAATAGTTTGGACATAATGAATAAAGCATCACAATTTAAAAACGTGAACTTATTTATAATCGGTGAAAAATACAAACCAAGAACAAGATCATTTATCGGTATCGATACAAATATGCTGATAGATAAATTCAATATTAATAAATGCTTTATGGCAGCTACTGGGGTCAATATTCAGAACGGACTATCCAACTCAGAAATGGAAGAAAACCTAATCAAACAACATATTACTAGAAAAGCCAGAGAAACATATATACTAGCAGACTATAGCAAGATGGGAAAATCAACACTGTTAACATACTGTAATTTAGTCGACATCAACAAGATGATTACTAACCAAAAGCCACCAGAAGAAATCAGTCGATATTGCGAAGAACACGATATAAGTGTGGAGTATTAG
- the panC gene encoding pantoate--beta-alanine ligase encodes MTQVVEKIKEMMDISSEYKASGKTIGLVPTMGALHDGHLEMVKQSLDKNDITVVSIFVNPLQFGPNEDFADYPRPFEADLEKLKQVGADYVFHPSVEEMYPGELGMTITVGRLASVLEGEKRPGHFDGVVTVVNKLFNIIQPTKAYFGKKDAQQLAIIEKMVEEFNHSVQIIPIEIVREVDGLAKSSRNIYLTAEERAEAINLSKSLGIAKVLYDEGERQSSVLIEAIKTYLEKNVSGEIVEVAVYSYPELVEQETIEGQIFISIAVKFSQARLIDNMII; translated from the coding sequence GTGACACAAGTAGTTGAAAAAATTAAAGAAATGATGGACATTTCATCAGAATATAAAGCAAGCGGCAAAACAATCGGATTAGTACCAACAATGGGCGCATTACACGACGGTCATTTAGAAATGGTGAAACAATCATTAGATAAAAATGATATAACAGTCGTAAGTATTTTCGTAAATCCATTACAATTTGGACCGAACGAAGACTTCGCGGACTATCCAAGACCATTCGAAGCAGACTTAGAAAAATTAAAACAAGTTGGCGCAGATTACGTATTTCATCCAAGCGTTGAAGAAATGTACCCAGGCGAATTAGGCATGACGATCACAGTTGGGCGCTTAGCTTCAGTATTAGAAGGCGAAAAACGACCAGGACACTTTGACGGCGTAGTAACAGTAGTAAATAAACTATTTAATATCATACAACCAACAAAAGCATACTTCGGTAAAAAAGACGCACAACAACTGGCAATAATTGAAAAAATGGTAGAAGAATTTAACCATTCCGTACAAATCATACCAATTGAAATTGTAAGAGAAGTAGACGGCTTAGCCAAAAGCTCAAGAAATATATACTTAACAGCAGAAGAAAGAGCAGAAGCCATTAACTTATCAAAAAGCTTAGGCATCGCGAAAGTATTATACGATGAAGGCGAAAGACAAAGCAGCGTCTTGATTGAAGCCATTAAAACTTACTTAGAAAAAAACGTAAGCGGAGAAATCGTAGAAGTCGCAGTATACAGCTATCCAGAACTAGTCGAACAAGAAACAATAGAAGGCCAAATCTTTATATCAATAGCAGTCAAATTCTCACAAGCAAGACTGATAGATAATATGATTATTTAA
- the panB gene encoding 3-methyl-2-oxobutanoate hydroxymethyltransferase, with the protein MKTIKELLTMKDQNEKISMITAYDYPSAKQAEQADIDTILVGDSLGMVVLGYESTVEVTMEDMIHHTKAVRRGAPNTFVIVDVPFGAVGIDEATDIKNAILLYQSTKANAIKIEGTHTELIARCSKIGIPVVSHLGLTPQSVGITGYKLQASSKEEAQQLIADVKAVEAAGAVMAVLEAIPSDLAKVISDELTIPVIGIGAGKGTDGQVLVYHDLLNYGSEHVAKFVKQYGDFSNGVEALKAYNKEVKSGAFPSEAHTYKKKVMGEDNK; encoded by the coding sequence ATGAAAACAATTAAAGAATTGTTGACGATGAAAGATCAAAATGAAAAAATTTCTATGATTACAGCATATGATTATCCAAGTGCTAAACAAGCAGAACAAGCAGATATTGATACGATACTTGTCGGAGATTCATTAGGTATGGTCGTATTAGGATATGAAAGTACAGTTGAAGTGACAATGGAAGATATGATTCACCACACTAAAGCTGTAAGAAGAGGCGCACCGAATACGTTTGTCATTGTTGATGTGCCTTTTGGTGCAGTAGGAATTGACGAAGCAACAGATATTAAAAATGCGATTTTGTTATACCAATCGACGAAAGCAAATGCAATTAAGATAGAAGGTACGCATACAGAATTAATTGCACGTTGCTCAAAAATCGGTATACCCGTCGTCTCACATTTAGGGTTAACACCACAAAGTGTCGGGATTACAGGTTATAAATTACAAGCAAGCTCTAAAGAAGAAGCACAACAGTTGATTGCAGATGTGAAGGCTGTTGAAGCGGCAGGTGCAGTAATGGCTGTATTAGAAGCCATACCAAGTGACTTAGCCAAAGTAATCAGTGACGAACTTACGATTCCTGTTATCGGTATCGGCGCGGGAAAAGGTACTGACGGACAAGTATTGGTATATCATGATTTGTTGAATTACGGATCAGAACACGTTGCTAAATTTGTTAAACAATACGGTGACTTTTCAAATGGTGTCGAAGCATTAAAAGCTTACAACAAAGAAGTAAAAAGCGGGGCATTCCCTTCAGAAGCGCATACTTACAAAAAGAAAGTGATGGGAGAGGACAACAAGTGA
- a CDS encoding oxidoreductase — protein sequence MKKFGIIGPGAVGTAITYALLQSGQNVSLYGKTNQEIEFQEYHHDDKHQIPVQSLQTAHEKHDILFIAVKTTQLDDIIPYLNNIIHSNSMIILTQNGYGQLDKIFHFCKYQAVVYISGQKDKNLVTHFRDWTLKLPRDEHTLELQNLTQDSLLNIECLEDYRVQVWYKLIVNLGINTITAITKQPAKVLKSDGIEALCYNLLSEGKKVAQAEGIHFQDDLEESIMNIYRGYPDDMGTSMYYDTMNRRPLELEYIQGYIYRMSQKHKLDTPLLDSTYAILKTFQPE from the coding sequence ATGAAAAAGTTTGGAATAATCGGTCCTGGCGCAGTTGGAACTGCTATCACATACGCCCTTCTTCAATCTGGTCAAAATGTATCATTATATGGAAAAACAAATCAAGAAATTGAATTCCAAGAATATCACCATGATGACAAACATCAAATTCCAGTTCAATCATTACAAACTGCTCATGAAAAACATGACATTTTATTTATAGCAGTTAAGACGACTCAACTTGATGACATCATTCCTTACCTCAACAATATCATTCATTCAAATAGCATGATTATTTTAACTCAAAATGGATACGGACAACTAGATAAAATTTTTCACTTTTGTAAATATCAAGCTGTCGTTTATATAAGCGGCCAAAAAGATAAAAATTTAGTTACGCATTTTAGAGATTGGACACTTAAATTACCAAGAGACGAACACACTTTAGAACTTCAAAATTTAACGCAAGATAGCCTGTTAAACATTGAATGTCTTGAGGATTATCGAGTGCAAGTTTGGTATAAATTGATTGTCAATTTAGGTATTAATACAATCACGGCGATTACAAAACAGCCAGCAAAAGTTTTAAAGTCAGACGGTATCGAAGCACTTTGTTATAACTTATTATCTGAAGGTAAAAAAGTGGCGCAAGCTGAAGGTATTCATTTTCAAGATGATTTAGAAGAGAGCATCATGAATATTTATAGAGGATATCCTGATGATATGGGGACGAGTATGTATTACGACACAATGAATCGTCGTCCTTTAGAACTTGAGTATATACAAGGGTACATTTATCGCATGAGTCAAAAGCATAAACTAGACACCCCACTTTTAGACAGCACGTATGCTATTTTAAAGACATTTCAACCTGAGTAA
- a CDS encoding SDR family oxidoreductase — MKDKFEKKHEEITGYTQSLQPGEEHKMEPKPIIEDEDYKPGGKLKGKVALITGGDSGIGEATAILFAKEGADVAIAYYNEATDADNVLSRLKEIGVQARSYAHDLKKENHAEQLVNQVVQDFGKINILVNNGGIQYPQDNFEDITKEQLQETFETNFFGMFYLSQAVLPHLNKGDTIINTTSVTAYRGSAHLIDYSATKGAIVSFTRSLATSLADKGIRVNAVAPGPIYTPLIPATFEKDKVENAGSETPLGRRGQPSENAPAYVYLASQDSTYVTGQIMHINGGDFMTS, encoded by the coding sequence ATGAAAGATAAATTTGAAAAGAAACATGAAGAAATAACAGGTTATACGCAATCATTACAACCTGGTGAAGAGCATAAAATGGAACCGAAACCTATTATAGAAGATGAAGATTATAAACCAGGTGGCAAACTAAAAGGAAAAGTCGCATTAATAACTGGCGGAGATTCTGGTATTGGCGAAGCAACGGCAATACTTTTTGCTAAGGAAGGTGCTGATGTTGCAATCGCCTATTATAACGAAGCGACAGATGCGGATAATGTGTTATCTAGACTGAAAGAAATTGGTGTTCAAGCGAGATCTTATGCACACGACTTAAAAAAAGAAAACCATGCAGAGCAACTCGTTAATCAAGTTGTTCAAGACTTTGGAAAAATCAATATTCTCGTTAACAACGGTGGCATTCAATATCCACAAGACAACTTTGAAGATATTACGAAAGAACAATTACAAGAAACATTCGAAACAAACTTTTTCGGAATGTTTTATTTATCTCAAGCGGTGTTACCACATTTAAATAAAGGTGACACAATTATTAATACGACAAGTGTTACCGCATATCGTGGTTCCGCTCATTTAATTGATTACTCTGCTACTAAAGGTGCTATCGTATCATTTACACGTTCACTTGCTACATCATTAGCGGATAAAGGCATCCGTGTAAACGCCGTAGCCCCGGGACCTATATACACACCATTAATTCCAGCAACTTTTGAAAAAGATAAAGTCGAAAATGCTGGTTCAGAAACACCATTAGGCAGACGTGGTCAACCAAGTGAAAATGCACCTGCATATGTGTACTTAGCTTCTCAAGATTCAACTTACGTTACAGGACAAATTATGCATATAAACGGTGGAGATTTTATGACATCTTAA
- a CDS encoding glycine betaine/L-proline ABC transporter ATP-binding protein codes for MSKIEIKNVTKVFGKYDDHVKSLLQEDMSKDDILKETGSTVAVKNADFSIEEGEIFVVMGLSGSGKSTLIRLINRLIDPTDGDILINSKNISGLNKEDLRNFRRENLSMVFQSFALFPFKTVVENVAFGLEVKNKPKKERLAKAKESLKLVGLGGYENQLPRQLSGGMQQRVGLARALANDTDILLMDEAFSALDPLIRKEMQNELLQLQQDMQKTIIFITHDLDEALHIGDRIALMKDGKIAQVGTPEEIVINPGDDYVKDFVKDIDRSKVLKVKHIMDTVENVEIVDGMSFIDSESLLYQTFPYFKSGTHELWIKENNKIVGKLNFQDVFNVLAEGNEVMNHA; via the coding sequence ATGAGCAAAATAGAAATCAAAAATGTAACAAAAGTTTTTGGCAAATATGATGACCATGTTAAGTCTCTACTACAAGAAGATATGTCTAAAGACGACATTTTAAAAGAGACCGGTTCAACAGTTGCTGTCAAAAATGCAGACTTCTCAATTGAAGAAGGTGAAATATTTGTTGTCATGGGTCTTTCCGGGAGCGGTAAATCAACACTTATACGTTTGATTAACCGATTAATTGATCCAACTGACGGAGATATTTTAATCAATTCGAAAAACATTTCAGGTTTAAATAAAGAGGATTTAAGAAACTTCAGAAGGGAAAACTTAAGCATGGTTTTCCAAAGTTTCGCATTATTCCCTTTTAAAACTGTAGTAGAAAACGTCGCTTTTGGTTTAGAAGTTAAAAATAAACCTAAAAAAGAACGTTTAGCAAAAGCGAAAGAATCACTTAAGTTAGTAGGACTTGGTGGTTACGAAAATCAACTTCCTAGACAATTATCTGGCGGGATGCAACAACGTGTTGGTTTAGCAAGAGCCCTAGCTAACGATACAGATATTTTGCTAATGGACGAAGCCTTCTCAGCACTAGACCCACTTATTCGTAAAGAAATGCAAAACGAGCTTTTACAACTACAACAAGACATGCAAAAAACAATCATATTTATTACACATGATTTAGATGAAGCTTTACATATTGGCGACAGGATCGCATTAATGAAAGATGGTAAAATCGCACAAGTTGGAACACCTGAAGAAATTGTCATCAACCCTGGTGACGACTATGTTAAAGATTTCGTTAAAGACATCGACCGCTCTAAAGTTTTAAAAGTGAAACATATTATGGACACTGTAGAAAACGTAGAGATAGTAGATGGCATGTCATTCATAGATTCAGAATCATTACTTTACCAAACATTCCCATACTTCAAATCCGGAACACATGAACTTTGGATTAAAGAGAACAACAAAATAGTAGGCAAACTCAATTTCCAAGATGTATTCAATGTATTAGCTGAAGGAAATGAGGTGATGAATCATGCTTAA